Proteins encoded in a region of the Acipenser ruthenus chromosome 11, fAciRut3.2 maternal haplotype, whole genome shotgun sequence genome:
- the LOC117427120 gene encoding serine/threonine-protein kinase Chk2-like, whose translation MSKEPGTSESQSQSQSQSQSQPQSQGSSSSSSSSTQPSSQSSSSSGTHSSVDTVPTQELASIPEEPEEPVPQPWGRLWALAEGFTNLDCVKENYWFGRRACDYTFQNTDKLVTYSKRHFRIFKEQGIAYIEDHSGNGTFMNGLLIGRDKRLPLANNAELALCFPHDKVFVFSDLTVDEQSNLPKEFKEKYMISRKIGSGVCGEVKLAFKRSTCKKVAVKIISKKDFQSTMNLSSNAEREIEILKKIDHPCLIKTEDFFQSEEMYCIVLELMEGGELFDRVRQSKKLKESTAKLFFYQMLLAVQYLHENDIIHRDLKPENILLASNEECCLIKITDFNQSKILEESSLMRSLCGTPTYLAPEVFTDATTVGYSRAVDCWSLGVLLFVCLGGYPPFHSQDTKIRIRDQITRGYYKFLPSAWMDVSDLAKDVVKKLLVVNPKERLTIEQALQHPWLQDELMRETAKTLMYPETLMPPPTAVEQPQPGASTSRKRPRDDDDDDGQQAKQKLSESS comes from the exons ATGTCTAAAGAGCCTGGCACCAGTGAGTCTCAGTCCCAGTCCCAGTCACAATCCCAGTCCCAGCCGCAGTCCCAGGGCAGCTCCAGTTCCTCCTCCAGTAGTACTCAACCCTCAAGCCAGTCGTCCAGCAGCTCAGGGACTCACAGCTCTGTGGACACCGTGCCGACCCAGGAGCTGGCCTCCATCCCAGAGGAACCCGAGGAGCCTGTGCCACAGCCCTGGGGTCGCCTCTGGGCACTAGCAGAAGGGTTCACAAATCTTG ACTGCGTAAAGGAAAACTACTGGTTTGGAAGGCGAGCATGTGATTACACCTTCCAAAATACAGATAAATTAGTAACTTACAGCAAAAGACATTTTCGAATATTCAAG GAGCAGGGGATTGCTTACATTGAGGACCACAGCGGCAATGGGACCTTTATGAATGGGCTGCTAATTGGGAGAGATAAAAGGTTACCACTGGCCAACAATGCAGAGCTGGCTCTCTGTTTTCCTCACGACAAAG tttttgtgttttctgaCCTCACTGTCGATGAACAATCCAACCTCCCTAAAGAATTCAAAGAAAAATACATGATATCCAGAAAAATCGGATC GGGTGTATGTGGAGAGGTGAAATTGGCATTCAAAAGGTCGACTTGCAAGAAAGTCGCAGTGAAAATTATCAGCAAAAAAGATTTCCAGTCAACCATG aacTTGTCTTCAAATGCTGAAAGGGAAATagaaattttaaagaaaatagatCAC CCCTGCTTAATAAAGACTGAAGATTTTTTCCAGTCTGaagaaatgtattgtattgtcttAGAATT AATGGAAGGTGGTGAGCTGTTTGACAGAGTCCGCCAGTCAAAGAAATTGAAAGAATCTACAGCCAAGCTGTTTTTCTACCAGATGCTTCTTGCGGTCCAG tATCTCCATGAAAATGATATAATCCATAGAGATCTTAAACCAGAAAATATACTGCTAGCATCCAATGAAGAATGCTGCCTTATAAAG ATCACAGATTTTAATCAGTCCAAGATTTTAGAAGAAAGCTCTCTGATGAGGTCGTTGTGTGGCACGCCTACGTACCTCGCACCTGAGGTCTTCACAGACGCTACGACAGTGGGTTACAGCCGGGCGGTGGACTGCTGGAGTCTGGGGGTCCTGCTTTTTGTTTG CCTAGGCGGCTATCCTCCATTCCACTCTCAGGACACTAAGATACGGATTCGGGATCAGATCACCAGGGGCTACTACAAATTCCTTCCTTCAGCCTGGATGGATGTTTCTGACCTGG CCAAGGATGTTGTAAAGAAACTGCTTGTTGTGAATCCGAAGGAAAGACTTACGATCGAACAGGCCTTGCAGCACCCATGGCTGCAG GATGAGCTGATGAGAGAGACTGCCAAGACTCTCATGTATCCAGAGACGTTAATGCCGCCACCAACTGCAGTGGAGCAGCCGCAGCCTGGA gctTCTACGAGCAGAAAGAGGCCAAGGGACGATGACGATGACGATGGGCAGCAAGCCAAGCAGAAGTTGAGTGAATCGTCTTGA
- the LOC117426514 gene encoding glutathione S-transferase theta-1-like produces the protein MAARRAPVEVYLDLLSQPCRAVHIFLKQNKIPYTLKPVAIRKGDQRSPEFTKLNPMQKVPVIVDNGFVLTESDAILKYLATKYKVQQHWYPREPERRARVDEYTAWHHTNTRPHAAKVFILEVVIPRMTGQATEAVKVERAVTELNGTLDKLESMFLKSQPFLCGDDISLADLLAICELMQPLAGGRDVLQDRPKLLAWRSRVQSALQDSFDDAHVVLYRLRDKAKL, from the exons ATGGCTGCACGTAGAGCGCCCGTGGAGGTGTATTTAGATTTGCTCTCACAGCCTTGCAGAGCAGTTCACATTTTTCTGAAACAGAACAAAATCCCTTACACCTTGAAACCCGTGGCGATACGAAAAG GTGATCAGAGGAGTCCAGAGTTTACCAAACTTAATCCCATGCAAAAGGTTCCAGTAATAGTAGACAATGGGTTTGTTCTAACTGAGAG TGATGCCATATTAAAATATTTGGCCACCAAATACAAAGTTCAGCAGCACTGGTACCCCCGTGAGCCTGAGCGACGAGCCCGGGTGGACGAGTACACAGCCTGGCACCACACGAACACGCGCCCACACGCAGCCAAGGTTTTCATCCTGGAG GTTGTGATTCCCCGAATGACAGGCCAGGCCACGGAAGCAGTGAAGGTGGAGAGAGCGGTAACAGAACTAAACGGGACTTTGGACAAGTTGGAGTCGATGTTTTTAAAATCACAGCCCTTTCTGTGCGGAGATGACATCAGCCTGGCTGACCTGCTGGCTATATGTGAACTCATGCAG CCTCTTGCTGGAGGCCGCGATGTGCTGCAGGATCGTCCGAAGCTTCTTGCCTGGAGGAGTCGAGTGCAGTCGGCTCTGCAGGACTCGTTTGATGACGCTCATGTGGTCCTTTACCGTCTCAGAGACAAAGCCAAACTGTGA
- the slc2a11b gene encoding solute carrier family 2, facilitated glucose transporter member 11b isoform X1 codes for MNSEAGLDTSDSGGGQAKKQFPNLTLVLAACAACIGGTFQYGYNISVINAPTKPVQSFINETWIHRYGTNIQEGILTLLWSVIVSVFTLGGFIGSSVGGMLAIRFGRKGALLLNSVFALLASLLMGLSYPTGVFELLIVGRFLIGLNAGIGICVQPLYLGEIAPKSLRGAMAMGTSIFITGGILTGQVVGLKELLGGDDYWPMLLSTSCIPAILQFLILPWFPESPRYLLIDKGDDIQCSKALKQLHGSESYHYEREDMEQERVAMLGVKPKKPWELFMDPNLRWQLLTIMLLNFTQQLSGINAIYFYANYVFTRAGIPVEKIPYITIGTGACECLTALTCGLLVESLGRRILIIGGYLLMTVWCALLTVTLTFQDANPWVPYLSMSCVFAFILSFGLGPGGVTNILNTELFTQPARPAAYMIGGSVNWLSFFFIGMIFPFIVNGLQQYCFLVFLVNCCLVAIYIFFAVPETKNKTFLQIEQEFQALYGSKRNAEDASVGNLSELLNTADM; via the exons ATGAATAGTGAAGCAGGTTTGGATACATCTGATAGTGGTGGCGGGCAAGCAAAGAAACAg TTTCCAAACCTCACCCTTGTACTGGCTGCTTGTGCTGCATGTATTGGAGGGACTTTTCAGTATGGATATAATATATCAGTCATCAATGCTCCTACcaag CCCGTACAGAGTTTTATCAATGAGACCTGGATCCACAGATACGGTACAAACATACAGGAAGGCATCCTAACTCTCCTGTGGTCTGTGATTGTCTCTGTCTTCACTCTCGGTGGCTTCATTGGATCATCTGTTGGGGGAATGCTGGCAATTCGATTCGGAAG AAAGGGAGCTCTGCTGTTGAACAGTGTTTTTGCTTTATTGGCATCCCTGCTGATGGGGCTCAGCTATCCCACTGGAGTGTTTGAACTCTTAATTGTTGGCAGATTTCTTATCGGGCTAAATGCAG GAATTGGTATCTGCGTTCAACCCCTTTACCTGGGAGAGATTGCTCCGAAGTCTCTGCGCGGAGCGATGGCAATGGGCACATCCATATTCATTACTGGCGGTATACTGACAGGACAGGTGGTCGGGCTCAA AGAGCTGCTGGGTGGAGATGATTACTGGCCCATGCTGCTGTCCACCAGCTGTATACCTGCAATTCTGCAGTTTCTCATTCTACCCTGGTTCCCAGAAAGCCCCAGGTATCTGCTGATTGACAAAGGAGATGACATTCAGTGCAGTAAAG CTCTGAAACAATTGCACGGTTCTGAAAGTTACCACTATGAAAGAGAAGACATGGAGCAGGAGCGTGTAGCGATGCTGGGGGTGAAGCCAAAAAAACCATGGGAGCTCTTCATGGATCCAAACCTGCGCTGGCAGCTCCTTACCATCATGCTACTGAACTTCACACAGCAGCTCAGTGGCATCAATGCT ATTTATTTCTATGCAAACTATGTGTTCACTCGAGCTGGTATCCCAGTGGAGAAGATCCCCTACATCACAATAGGGACTGGAGCTTGTGAATGCCTCACTGCACTCACCTGT GGACTGCTTGTTGAATCTCTGGGCAGAAGGATCCTCATCATTGGAGGGTATTTACTGATGACTGTGTGGTGTGCTCTGTTGACAGTAACTCTGACTTTTCAA GATGCTAATCCATGGGTGCCCTATTTAAGCATGTCCTGTGTATTCGCTTTTATCCTGAGTTTTGGCTTAGGACCAG GTGGAGTAAccaacattttaaatacagagtTGTTCACACAGCCAGCTCGTCCTGCAGCCTACATGATTGGAGGTTCAGTGAACTGGCTCAGCTTTTTCTTCATAGGAATGATTTTTCCATTTATTGTG AATGGCCTGCAGCAATACTGCTTCCTGGTGTTCCTGGTGAACTGTTGCCTGGTTGCTATCTACATATTCTTCGCTGTGCcggaaaccaaaaacaaaacgtTTCTCCAAATCGAACAGGAATTCCAAGCGCTTTATGGCAGCAAAAGAAACGCCGAAGACGCTTCTGTGGGAAACctatcagagttattgaacactGCAGATATGTGA
- the slc2a11b gene encoding solute carrier family 2, facilitated glucose transporter member 11b isoform X2, whose translation MEFQPLLLRVPHIQRKSRFPNLTLVLAACAACIGGTFQYGYNISVINAPTKPVQSFINETWIHRYGTNIQEGILTLLWSVIVSVFTLGGFIGSSVGGMLAIRFGRKGALLLNSVFALLASLLMGLSYPTGVFELLIVGRFLIGLNAGIGICVQPLYLGEIAPKSLRGAMAMGTSIFITGGILTGQVVGLKELLGGDDYWPMLLSTSCIPAILQFLILPWFPESPRYLLIDKGDDIQCSKALKQLHGSESYHYEREDMEQERVAMLGVKPKKPWELFMDPNLRWQLLTIMLLNFTQQLSGINAIYFYANYVFTRAGIPVEKIPYITIGTGACECLTALTCGLLVESLGRRILIIGGYLLMTVWCALLTVTLTFQDANPWVPYLSMSCVFAFILSFGLGPGGVTNILNTELFTQPARPAAYMIGGSVNWLSFFFIGMIFPFIVNGLQQYCFLVFLVNCCLVAIYIFFAVPETKNKTFLQIEQEFQALYGSKRNAEDASVGNLSELLNTADM comes from the exons ATGGAATTTCAGCCTTTGCTACTAAGAGTTCCGCACATCCAGAGGAAGTCCAGG TTTCCAAACCTCACCCTTGTACTGGCTGCTTGTGCTGCATGTATTGGAGGGACTTTTCAGTATGGATATAATATATCAGTCATCAATGCTCCTACcaag CCCGTACAGAGTTTTATCAATGAGACCTGGATCCACAGATACGGTACAAACATACAGGAAGGCATCCTAACTCTCCTGTGGTCTGTGATTGTCTCTGTCTTCACTCTCGGTGGCTTCATTGGATCATCTGTTGGGGGAATGCTGGCAATTCGATTCGGAAG AAAGGGAGCTCTGCTGTTGAACAGTGTTTTTGCTTTATTGGCATCCCTGCTGATGGGGCTCAGCTATCCCACTGGAGTGTTTGAACTCTTAATTGTTGGCAGATTTCTTATCGGGCTAAATGCAG GAATTGGTATCTGCGTTCAACCCCTTTACCTGGGAGAGATTGCTCCGAAGTCTCTGCGCGGAGCGATGGCAATGGGCACATCCATATTCATTACTGGCGGTATACTGACAGGACAGGTGGTCGGGCTCAA AGAGCTGCTGGGTGGAGATGATTACTGGCCCATGCTGCTGTCCACCAGCTGTATACCTGCAATTCTGCAGTTTCTCATTCTACCCTGGTTCCCAGAAAGCCCCAGGTATCTGCTGATTGACAAAGGAGATGACATTCAGTGCAGTAAAG CTCTGAAACAATTGCACGGTTCTGAAAGTTACCACTATGAAAGAGAAGACATGGAGCAGGAGCGTGTAGCGATGCTGGGGGTGAAGCCAAAAAAACCATGGGAGCTCTTCATGGATCCAAACCTGCGCTGGCAGCTCCTTACCATCATGCTACTGAACTTCACACAGCAGCTCAGTGGCATCAATGCT ATTTATTTCTATGCAAACTATGTGTTCACTCGAGCTGGTATCCCAGTGGAGAAGATCCCCTACATCACAATAGGGACTGGAGCTTGTGAATGCCTCACTGCACTCACCTGT GGACTGCTTGTTGAATCTCTGGGCAGAAGGATCCTCATCATTGGAGGGTATTTACTGATGACTGTGTGGTGTGCTCTGTTGACAGTAACTCTGACTTTTCAA GATGCTAATCCATGGGTGCCCTATTTAAGCATGTCCTGTGTATTCGCTTTTATCCTGAGTTTTGGCTTAGGACCAG GTGGAGTAAccaacattttaaatacagagtTGTTCACACAGCCAGCTCGTCCTGCAGCCTACATGATTGGAGGTTCAGTGAACTGGCTCAGCTTTTTCTTCATAGGAATGATTTTTCCATTTATTGTG AATGGCCTGCAGCAATACTGCTTCCTGGTGTTCCTGGTGAACTGTTGCCTGGTTGCTATCTACATATTCTTCGCTGTGCcggaaaccaaaaacaaaacgtTTCTCCAAATCGAACAGGAATTCCAAGCGCTTTATGGCAGCAAAAGAAACGCCGAAGACGCTTCTGTGGGAAACctatcagagttattgaacactGCAGATATGTGA